The nucleotide window GTGAACCAATACAGGTTTGTTTGCCTCAATCTTTTTTTCAATATAATCCACCACTTTATGAATCTCGTCTACAGTTGGAGCGTTATAATCATCGGTTTTCAAAAAATAATTTTCTAACTCATAGTTTTGAGAATTTACTTTTTCAACCCATATATCAGGTAAAGGAATTTCTCTGACGGTAACCAAACTTTTTATATCATTAGCCGCAATCCATGTGAGCTGATCGTAAGATGACGGCAAGCCGCTACCTGCCAATTTTTGAGGAATCACCCAACTAAAATTAGTCGGTCGTTCAACTATTCTACCATGAACCCTACGATAAATCTCCCCTATTCTAGTCATTTTTCAATGTATACCATAAATGGAATATTAATTAAATAGTTTTTTGAATCAGTTTACACGATTGATTGATCTAATCTATCCAGGAATTTCTTGAAATTCTCCATAGGTATAACGGCTCCGCATGCTTTGTCATGTCCGCCTCCGCTCCCATTTAATTCCGCAGATAGATTGTTTACTAACATCCCTAAATGGGTCTTGCATTCCTTAGATCCGCGAATTGAAAGGATGTAGGAATTAATATTTGATTTTAATTTAAATGCTATTCCAACTTTCTTACCAGTAATACCTAAAACGAAATTTACAATCATGCTTGAAGATAACTCTAAATTATGTTCAAAATACGAGATATTATCCAAGTGCTTAGACTGTTCTTCTATTATGGTAATTGCATTAGTAATTTTCTCACAAAACTCCCTAACCAATCTAAATCCATCCTTAATCTCATGTGGCATTTTCCCTTTAGATACTGCTCTAGAAATATACTTTAGAAAATCGATATTCTTTTGTGATGAA belongs to Candidatus Nitrosocosmicus arcticus and includes:
- a CDS encoding dual specificity protein phosphatase family protein gives rise to the protein MTRIGEIYRRVHGRIVERPTNFSWVIPQKLAGSGLPSSYDQLTWIAANDIKSLVTVREIPLPDIWVEKVNSQNYELENYFLKTDDYNAPTVDEIHKVVDYIEKKIEANKPVLVHCAAGKGRTGTVLAAYLIKKEGLTPFEAVKKLRLMRPGSVQSKRQSMAIEHYHRFINQ